The window CCCATCGAAGGAGCCGCCGAACACGCCGCCGCCCTGGGGGTCACGACGGTCATCTGCCTGGAACACCCGCATCTGCGGGTGCCCCGCGCCGATCTGTACGCCCACGTATTGGCCGAATTCATTCAAACCCGGCGACCCTGGCTGGTCTTGATGCCGCTCAACGATTTCGGCCGGGAAACGGCCGCCATCTGCGCCCAACGCTGCCAAGCCGGCCTGATCGCCGACTGTACCGAACTGACCTGCGACAACAACCGCTTCGTCGGCCGCTGCCCGGCTTGGGGCGGTCAGATCCTGGCGCATATCACCATGGCCGACGGGTGGCCCATGGCCTTCGTGACCGTGCAACCCCATGGCGTCGCCGTTGCGCAACCTCAACCTGACCGGGCCGCCATCGAACGAATCGCACTGGAAAACGTTGAGTTGCCGGCGGGCCTGCAGATCGTGCGGCGGACCATGGAATCCGGCGAAACCCGACGCATGGAAGATGCCGAAACCGTGGTGGTGGGCGGCGCTGGATTGGGCGACATGCGCGGCTTCGGGCTGGTCCGGGAGTTGGCCGCCGCCTTGGGCGGAGAGGTCGGCGCCACCCGGCCGCCGGTGCTCTACCACTGGGTGGAATGAAGCGCGCCTGATCGGCCAGACCGGAAAAACCGTGCGGCCGAAACTGCTCATATCGGCCGGAGCGTCGGGCGCCATTCAATATACGGCGGGCATCATG is drawn from Desulfatitalea tepidiphila and contains these coding sequences:
- a CDS encoding electron transfer flavoprotein subunit alpha/FixB family protein, which translates into the protein MIKRSIWVYGDLRTARHWQDCQKVLAKALPLAHTAGADIHLLLLGTSAGDIAAERSTLDLSACVPIEGAAEHAAALGVTTVICLEHPHLRVPRADLYAHVLAEFIQTRRPWLVLMPLNDFGRETAAICAQRCQAGLIADCTELTCDNNRFVGRCPAWGGQILAHITMADGWPMAFVTVQPHGVAVAQPQPDRAAIERIALENVELPAGLQIVRRTMESGETRRMEDAETVVVGGAGLGDMRGFGLVRELAAALGGEVGATRPPVLYHWVE